The following coding sequences are from one Mytilus trossulus isolate FHL-02 chromosome 8, PNRI_Mtr1.1.1.hap1, whole genome shotgun sequence window:
- the LOC134680911 gene encoding uncharacterized protein LOC134680911: MMSQNYVKKRKLQYAYVTHVNGRKKTVKKSYKPEEIPCIKESLPSTLPSTPVIEEERIEVSDENININKYAKAKHQRISNWTETYNKLVSYAKEKEAVNTLNCHDCGIRCEDLYRCIDCISWPVICGSCLDLRHQHPHLHVFEKWMHGAFIGYAPPTLPWKGKQHQLCTTSYLKEIVVIDDKGRQHLRTIQFCSCEDEAVTLLSYNLWPASPKTPHLAFHMDLLRWLNGLLLECHVSVKGFCEALKARQPKLYKMLVTKEGKEIYKSLMAETIHHFRQYVYQMDYMTDYYPDLDDGCNCPACFEAETSIFCFDADFQLVRKSSSGYNWIAPKHEDRFFVQQKLVDDFIKDYNTPKIEKDCSDFQAGNDIRSKAKNNKLSETAVFGATCRHDFPQKFFSLKHGEKLGYAVFLLELLLKKNSDRQMHISYDIACLLKKHLEKAGRNDLLEKLTFSVPIFHCYGHSISCQILLGPRRTENHGLTDGEGIERLWSYLGGFSTITKEMTPENRTDLLTDGLIYFGQKIRDKIGDTLVMKIKRTAKIEENSDGALQEIISTIPDKVIGNDEISKWIEEEKLSVVQNHNNDTTIVLNKTDDYFLTLQRYNSSGSEQLDEKALDVKRRLEKTLSAFERKHKTSRLPSNAANYLKSIRLVKLKQKKLQLVTVKKHVAERHYLLKLLHKYCKGQAVFNKLSKQMKCVSKKIHKAIDAYNMIGDSSDGLPENISFDSIKDIDSEIYNFMKDFEVVSDIPQSIKQEIIQLKCLKDRCIEEQRFLKQEMISVIKWCKHQYLKVKEKLGECPTSGGTAFLIKEAMYYEMMICRLNNQFSEYIGDMSVDIVFTNGVLADNYEKMQQMLRNVALMEDLIVEDVESDYEEESGEEYIEDL; encoded by the exons ATGTCACAaaactatgtaaaaaaaaggaaattgcAGTATGCATATGTTACCCATGTCAATGGCAGAAAAAAGActgtaaaaaaatcatacaaaccAGAAGAAATACCTTGTATTAAAGAATCTCTTCCCTCGACCCTTCCTTCCACACCAGTTATTGAAGAAGAAAGAATAGAAGTTTCAGATGAAAACATCAACATAAACA AGTATGCAAAAGCCAAACATCAGAGAATAAGTAACTGGACAGAAACCTACAACAAACTTGTGTCCTATGCTAAAGAAAAAGAAGCTGTTAACACATTGAACTGCCATGATTGTGGAATCAGATGTGAGGACCTGTATCGTTGCATTGATTGCATATCATGGCCAGTAATTTGTGGAAGTTGTTTGGATTTACGACATCAGCATCCACATTTACACGTTTTTGAAAAATGGATG caTGGAGCATTTATTGGATATGCACCGCCAACTTTGCCTTGGAAGGGGAAACAGCACCAACTATGTACAACATCGTATTTGAAAGAAATAGTGGTAATTGATGATAAAG gcAGACAACACCTTAGAACAATCCAATTTTGTTCATGTGAAGATGAAGCAGTGACATTGTTGTCATACAATCTTTGGCCTGCCTCACCAAAAACACCACATTTGGCATTTCATATGGACCTTCTCCGTTGGCTTAATGGATTATTGCTTGAATGCCATGTGTCTGTAAAAGGATTTTGTGAAGCTTTAAAGGCCAGACAGCCCAAATTATACAAGATGCTAGTGACAAAAGAG GGtaaagaaatatacaaaagtttaatgGCGGAAACAATCCATCACTTTCGACAATATGTCTATCAAATGGATTACATGACAGATTATTATCCAGATCTTGATGATGGTTGTAATTGCCCAGCATGCTTTGag gctgaaacaagtattttttgttttgatgctGACTTCCAGTTGGTTCGAAAGTCATCATCAGGATACAACTGGATTGCACCAAAACATGAAGATAGGTTTTTCGTCCAGCAGAAGCTAGTCGATGATTTTATTAAGGATTATAACACTCCAAAAATTGAAAAG GACTGCAGTGACTTCCAAGCTGGAAACGACATAAGATCAAAAGCAAAGAACAACAAATTGTCTGAAACTGCAGTGTTTGGAGCCACCTGCAGACATGATTTCCCCCAAaagttttttagtttaaaacatgGTGAAAA acttGGGTATgctgtttttttattagaacTTTTACTAAAAAAGAACTCTGACAGACAAATGCACATATCTTACGATATTGCATGTTTATTGAAAAAACATcttgag aaagctGGCAGAAATGATTTGCTGGAGAAATTAACTTTTTCAGTTCCAATTTTCCACTGCTATGGACACAGCATTTCATGTCAA ATTTTGTTAGGCCCTAGAAGGACAGAAAACCATGGTCTAACAGATGGGGAAGGAATTGAACGTTTGTGGTCCTATTTGGGTGGTTTTTCCACTATTACTAAAGAGATGACACCGGAAAACAGAACTGACCTATTAACAGATGGCCTTATTTACTTTGGTCAGAAAATAAGAGATAAAATCG gTGACACATTGGTAATGAAGATCaaaagaacagcaaaaattgaagaaaacagTGATGGGGCCCTTCAGGAGATTATTTCTACTATTCCTG ATAAAGTTATTGGAAATGATGAAATTAGCAAATGGATTGAGGAGGAAAAATTGTCAGTGGTACAAAATCATAACAATGATACCACAA tTGTTTTGAACAAAACAGACGACTATTTTCTTACTCTTCAAAGATATAATAGTAGTGG ATCTGAACAATTAGATGAGAAGGCTTTGGATGTAAAAAGAAG acTAGAGAAAACATTATCAGCATTTGAGAGAAAACACAAAACCTCCAGATTACCTTCAAATGCTGCTAATTATCTAAAGAGTATCAGATTGGTCAAATTAAAGCAAAAGAAACTACAGCTAGTTACTGTTAAAAAACATGTTGCAGAGAGGCACTATTTACTGAAGTTATTGCACAAATATTGTA aaggACAGGCAGTGTTCAATAAACTCTCAAAGCAGATGAAATGTGTGTCcaaaaaaattcacaaggcCATTGATGCTTACAATATGATTGGGGATTCCTCTGATGGCTTACCAGAAAATATCAGTTTTGATAGTATCAAAGATATTGACAgtgaaatatataatttcatgaAAGATTTTGAGGTTGTCTCAGACATTCCTCAATCTATCAAACAGGAAATTATTCAGCTTAAATGCTTAAAAGATAGATGCATTGAAGAGCAAAGATTTCTTAAACAAGAAATGATATCTGTAATTAAATGGTGCAAACATCAGTACTTAAAAGTTAAAGAAAAGTTAGGAGAATGTCCAACTTCAGGAGGTACTGCGTTTTTGATAAAAGAAGCAATGTATTATGAAATGATGATATGTAGGTTAAACAATCAATTTTCAGAATACATTGGGGACATGTCGGTTGACATTGTGTTTACAAATGGTGTTTTGGCTGATAACTATGAAAAAATGCAACAGATGTTGAGAAATGTAGCTTTGATGGAAGATTTGATAGTAGAAGACGTTGAAAGTGATTATGAGGAAGAGAGTGGTGAAGAATATATTGAAgacttataa